A genome region from Chloroflexota bacterium includes the following:
- a CDS encoding S8 family peptidase — protein sequence MRTTRRFTINWGKSTRILVLFMLMAVASFTVSTPHTAALSRLQPILARYAAESPDMQIGIIVQKSTQDAKVEPIVTRLGGTVSQDLSLIKGFSAQLKAKDVLELAKADGIRWISFDAPMRASGGPTKTKFTTWATKIGAAVRNGFTNSANILSPVGINKTYGSGANVKGSFGGFMPEYTPGVVITKVEVVFRVYVSAALASAETPKITPYVAGVAGSTVTVPATLFSQHIGVNAVGTKYVDITSTRAWKWSDFAAAKNTEILIDQSSVAKSHTIYYDAVGLRLTTNAGTTDTTSPLTMTASADGGTVDTGVLSNVYNQAVRATNVWNEAPYYKGANVTVAVIDSGNFKTNAIGSRLIGEINFNATEHTANDQYGHGTFVTGLVADDGVVSGGKYMGIAPKVNIMGLRVSDDNGMALESDVVNALQWVYNNKATYNIKVVNLSMNSSVWQSYNTSALDAACEILWFNKIVVVVSAGNNGTSTLYPPANDPFVITVGSVDDKATVVLTDDAIATFSAYGTDEAGNVKPDLVAPGKNLIAYLPDNGSLAIAALHPENRVDNYYFRMSGTSTSTPLVSGAVALMLEANPGLTPDQVKYRLKATANKTWAGYIATKAGAGYLDVYAAVKGTTTQAANTSVSISRFLFTGTNSTWGSANWDSANWDSANWDSANWDSAAWGTANWDSDHWGP from the coding sequence ATGAGAACCACTCGCAGATTCACGATTAACTGGGGTAAGAGCACACGCATCCTTGTTTTGTTCATGCTGATGGCAGTCGCATCGTTCACGGTCAGTACTCCGCACACTGCCGCGCTATCGCGCCTCCAGCCGATTCTCGCGCGATATGCGGCGGAGAGTCCGGACATGCAAATCGGCATCATCGTTCAAAAGTCAACCCAGGATGCCAAGGTTGAACCCATCGTAACCCGGCTCGGCGGGACGGTGAGCCAAGACCTGTCGCTCATCAAAGGTTTTTCGGCGCAACTGAAAGCCAAGGATGTGCTCGAACTGGCAAAAGCCGATGGCATTCGCTGGATTTCGTTCGATGCGCCGATGCGCGCGTCCGGCGGACCGACCAAAACCAAGTTCACAACCTGGGCGACCAAAATCGGCGCGGCGGTCCGCAACGGCTTTACGAATTCCGCAAATATCTTGTCGCCGGTTGGCATTAACAAGACCTACGGTTCGGGCGCAAACGTCAAGGGTTCGTTCGGCGGGTTCATGCCAGAATACACACCCGGCGTTGTCATCACCAAGGTCGAGGTTGTTTTCCGCGTCTATGTGTCCGCCGCGTTGGCTTCCGCAGAGACCCCCAAGATCACTCCGTATGTGGCAGGTGTCGCTGGGAGTACAGTCACTGTACCTGCCACCTTGTTCAGTCAACATATCGGAGTAAACGCGGTCGGCACCAAGTACGTTGACATTACGAGCACACGAGCATGGAAGTGGTCGGATTTCGCGGCGGCAAAGAATACCGAAATCCTGATTGATCAGAGTTCGGTTGCCAAAAGCCACACCATCTATTACGATGCCGTCGGACTACGCCTCACAACCAATGCTGGCACGACCGATACGACCTCGCCGCTGACGATGACCGCGAGCGCGGATGGCGGAACGGTGGATACGGGTGTCTTGTCGAATGTCTATAACCAAGCGGTGCGCGCAACAAATGTCTGGAATGAAGCGCCGTACTACAAAGGCGCAAACGTAACCGTTGCGGTGATTGACAGTGGAAATTTCAAAACGAACGCGATCGGCTCGCGTCTGATTGGCGAAATAAATTTCAACGCCACCGAGCACACCGCCAATGATCAATACGGTCACGGCACGTTCGTCACGGGCTTGGTCGCCGATGATGGCGTGGTGTCCGGCGGCAAGTACATGGGCATTGCGCCCAAAGTGAACATCATGGGTTTGCGCGTCAGCGATGACAATGGTATGGCGCTCGAATCCGATGTAGTCAATGCCCTCCAATGGGTGTATAATAACAAGGCAACTTACAACATCAAAGTAGTAAACCTGTCCATGAATTCGAGTGTCTGGCAGTCGTACAATACGAGCGCGCTGGATGCCGCATGTGAAATCCTCTGGTTCAACAAAATTGTCGTCGTTGTATCGGCGGGAAATAATGGCACGTCAACGCTGTATCCGCCGGCGAATGACCCATTCGTGATTACGGTTGGTTCGGTTGACGACAAGGCGACGGTTGTACTCACCGACGATGCGATTGCCACTTTCTCCGCCTACGGCACGGATGAAGCCGGCAATGTCAAGCCCGACTTGGTTGCGCCTGGCAAGAACCTGATCGCTTATTTGCCCGACAACGGTTCATTGGCGATAGCGGCGCTACATCCGGAAAACCGGGTAGATAACTATTACTTTCGCATGTCCGGTACTTCGACCTCAACCCCATTGGTCAGCGGCGCCGTCGCGTTGATGCTCGAAGCAAACCCAGGTTTGACGCCCGATCAAGTCAAGTACCGTCTGAAAGCAACGGCGAACAAGACGTGGGCAGGTTACATCGCCACAAAAGCCGGGGCAGGTTATCTGGATGTGTATGCGGCGGTCAAGGGCACGACAACTCAAGCCGCGAACACCAGCGTCAGTATCAGTCGTTTCTTGTTCACCGGTACGAATTCGACCTGGGGTAGTGCGAATTGGGATAGCGCGAACTGGGACTCGGCGAACTGGGACAGCGCGAATTGGGATAGCGCCGCGTGGGGCACGGCGAATTGGGATAGTGATCATTGGGGACCATGA
- a CDS encoding diguanylate cyclase: MTKRAWVYVIGWILAGGILSVWAFQASAQSALPVPTFFAFLLLATLAQFLKVPAPNHQLYYLNTIFLFASALLLSPIGFVSIVVLSLSIQWLKERLTGSPHLRKWYLQPFNMSTHIICGLVSSRLVLALISIDAPILSSTSVIAALVGALIYTLINHLAIGSALVLARGVSWRESGILEIENLLMDYVGLCMGYMLFVIWKIDAGLMAPTLAPLILVYRALSIPGLKKEAQTDGKTGLLNALYFNKLFIAEIDRAENLEHPLSVIMADLDLLRNINNSYGHLAGDAVLAGVAKIIREQSRKYDLTGRFGGEEFCIALPETSLEEATAIAERIRKTIESTAFRLNENAPPINVTMSFGIACFPQDANTANELIHQADVAVYQAKLQGRNCVVRSANVPHSVKLEMPGVENRLETGNNSIYIPKPTPIQVARRITASKPVGNGTKTVPAKGRSVSWLGYLVGGVVGVAVLVSIGGMYIQPRPDPMIVFLLMIMAGITQLPQLKNLTGDSSISVSVGINFAAAVILGIPGVIFTSATIAVAHRVFRWNVKKGLWPVIYKTAYNWAIHVLAALAPAVASTLLPSRFEISGLIISLGMMVLAAIIYFGVETGLLVAAISVEKSTPALPIWKEECAWLAPQYVVLCLIGFFLGVAYDFQGNVGILVFTIPVLMMYYSQKEYIDRTEKGALELRRMNQELSGANSRVLQANVAIREMNEELLVAFAKMIDARDPYVSGHSAQVAEYATALANELGFDEEHIARVRQAAIFHDIGKIGISEKILHKPARLDGPEYEYIKKHVVIGAQFLETCKGLRYLVPVIKAHHEWWDGNGYPDHLVGEQIPLDGRILAVCDAVEAMASDRPYHRALPLETIIAEIERCAGTQFDPQVVDAFIRVARHEGGKLVVNSARTVSARADVLAVPAILENYWQVAP, translated from the coding sequence ATGACCAAGCGCGCTTGGGTATACGTAATTGGATGGATACTTGCAGGCGGGATTCTGAGTGTGTGGGCATTCCAAGCATCTGCCCAATCCGCTCTGCCAGTACCCACATTTTTTGCGTTTCTGTTGCTTGCCACGCTAGCCCAGTTCCTCAAAGTGCCTGCCCCCAATCATCAGTTGTACTATCTCAATACAATTTTTTTGTTTGCCAGCGCCCTGTTACTGTCCCCTATTGGATTTGTAAGTATTGTCGTTCTCTCCCTCTCAATCCAATGGTTAAAAGAACGACTCACTGGCAGTCCGCACCTGCGCAAATGGTACCTCCAGCCCTTCAACATGTCCACTCATATTATTTGTGGCTTGGTATCCTCGCGCCTAGTCCTCGCGCTAATTTCCATCGATGCACCCATCTTATCAAGTACGAGTGTGATCGCCGCATTGGTGGGCGCGCTGATCTATACCCTGATCAACCATTTAGCGATTGGATCCGCTCTCGTGTTGGCGCGCGGTGTAAGCTGGCGCGAGTCCGGGATTTTGGAAATTGAAAATCTCTTGATGGATTATGTCGGGTTGTGCATGGGCTATATGCTCTTCGTCATCTGGAAAATCGACGCGGGGCTAATGGCGCCCACCCTTGCGCCACTGATTCTAGTTTATCGTGCCCTGTCTATCCCAGGTTTGAAGAAAGAAGCCCAAACCGACGGCAAAACCGGTTTGTTGAATGCTCTTTATTTTAACAAGTTATTCATCGCCGAGATTGATCGCGCGGAGAATTTGGAGCATCCGCTTTCCGTCATTATGGCTGATCTTGATCTCTTGCGTAACATCAACAATTCTTACGGTCATCTGGCGGGCGATGCGGTCTTGGCAGGCGTTGCCAAAATCATCCGCGAGCAGAGTCGCAAATATGATCTCACGGGGCGATTCGGTGGCGAAGAGTTTTGCATTGCCTTGCCCGAGACATCTCTGGAAGAAGCCACCGCGATTGCCGAACGAATTCGAAAAACAATCGAATCCACTGCATTCAGACTCAATGAAAACGCTCCTCCGATCAACGTCACGATGAGTTTCGGCATTGCGTGTTTCCCTCAAGATGCCAACACAGCGAATGAGTTGATTCATCAGGCAGACGTAGCGGTCTATCAAGCCAAACTTCAGGGACGCAATTGCGTTGTACGTTCCGCCAATGTTCCACACTCCGTCAAGTTGGAAATGCCGGGGGTAGAGAATCGTCTTGAAACAGGTAACAACTCTATCTACATTCCAAAACCAACTCCAATCCAGGTTGCGCGGCGGATCACTGCTTCCAAGCCAGTGGGAAACGGGACCAAAACGGTTCCGGCAAAAGGACGATCGGTATCGTGGCTTGGATACCTCGTGGGAGGCGTAGTTGGGGTTGCGGTGCTCGTGAGTATCGGCGGCATGTATATCCAGCCACGACCAGACCCAATGATCGTTTTCCTTTTGATGATCATGGCTGGAATTACGCAACTACCCCAGTTAAAAAATTTGACTGGTGATTCATCTATATCCGTTTCGGTAGGAATTAACTTTGCGGCGGCGGTCATACTTGGAATCCCCGGGGTCATCTTCACGAGTGCAACGATTGCCGTTGCTCATCGAGTCTTTCGGTGGAATGTGAAAAAGGGGTTATGGCCGGTCATCTACAAAACAGCATATAACTGGGCAATTCATGTTCTTGCCGCGCTGGCTCCCGCAGTGGCTAGTACGCTGTTGCCTAGTCGCTTTGAGATCAGCGGTTTGATCATTTCGCTTGGGATGATGGTTCTCGCTGCGATTATCTACTTTGGTGTAGAGACCGGTCTACTTGTCGCCGCAATCAGTGTTGAGAAATCAACGCCAGCTCTGCCCATCTGGAAAGAAGAATGCGCTTGGTTGGCGCCACAATATGTCGTTTTATGCTTGATCGGTTTCTTTCTCGGGGTCGCGTACGATTTTCAAGGGAATGTTGGTATTCTCGTTTTTACGATTCCGGTGCTGATGATGTACTATTCGCAGAAGGAATATATTGATCGAACAGAAAAGGGTGCTCTGGAACTAAGGCGCATGAATCAGGAACTTTCGGGCGCCAATTCCAGAGTCCTGCAAGCCAATGTCGCCATCCGTGAGATGAATGAAGAGTTGTTGGTCGCTTTTGCAAAAATGATCGATGCGCGTGATCCCTATGTTTCTGGTCATTCAGCCCAGGTGGCAGAATATGCAACAGCACTCGCTAATGAATTGGGATTTGACGAGGAACACATCGCGCGCGTCCGGCAAGCCGCGATTTTTCACGATATTGGAAAAATTGGTATCTCAGAAAAGATCCTTCACAAACCAGCTCGGCTGGATGGACCAGAGTATGAGTATATTAAGAAACATGTTGTCATCGGCGCGCAATTCTTGGAGACGTGCAAAGGGTTACGCTATTTAGTTCCCGTGATCAAGGCTCATCATGAATGGTGGGATGGCAATGGTTATCCCGATCACCTCGTCGGGGAACAGATTCCTCTGGATGGTCGGATTCTGGCGGTGTGTGATGCCGTGGAAGCGATGGCTTCGGATCGCCCGTATCATCGTGCCTTGCCACTTGAAACGATTATCGCTGAGATCGAGCGTTGTGCGGGTACCCAATTTGACCCTCAAGTCGTAGATGCATTTATTCGGGTTGCTAGACATGAAGGCGGAAAACTGGTTGTGAATTCAGCGCGTACCGTCTCGGCAAGGGCGGATGTGCTAGCGGTGCCAGCCATTCTTGAAAACTATTGGCAAGTCGCTCCGTAG
- a CDS encoding diguanylate cyclase gives MLVFIPHIIEWIKARVQNSTSLRAWYIQPFNIANHICCGLVAQQIYQFSPALFSTDIAPARPIAALVALIVYVTLNQLLVGLAVVLARGSTWKNTGMLQWNTLMPDFMLLCLGYPLALLWEQNPWYSLFALSPLLLIQRALSVPQLQKEARVDAKTGLWNAAHFSRLFTLEMERAIRFARPLSVIMSDLDLLRNVNNTYGHLAGDTVLASISQVIRQIVREYDIAGRFGGEEFIVALPETEHAEAIAIAERLRENIAKTAIPVSTSPTPIYVTMSFGIASYPADATNTKELIHQADIAVYQAKLKGRNCVVSITDVPRSIRLENMSSENRLAATDAPPSSPTVNPSIVEPEKPAIKKYSEFLMRKRRPIPHRFEWIAPFVGTIILSGILITVFGLVQHQTFDLTLVAILVGAGALAEWLEVGMYGDSTFSVSVTIVFAAIFLSGFVGLVCVSAAIVIAHYIRNRDIEIYKPVFNWATHVLAGLIPLYGISLFQIPIVWDNFIGLTFLTLITALGYYIVESGLVSFAIGLSEKSNIFITWRGQFGWTSLFYVAMCLIGLFMAILYNDLKGILGIFVFALPMVLIHYAQRQYIERTQAGARELERMNKELTLANHKLLHASLHIEQLNDELFVTLAKIIDARDPLVLNHAIKVAEYATVIAREMKLPPARIERLRQAALLHDIGKIGISEQILKKPARLTGLEYESVKTHTTLGSELLAASQSLRHLAPFVRHHHEWWNGKGYPDQLLGGQTPIEARIIAVADAIESMASDRTYHRALKLDEIIDEISRHAGTQFDPSIADLFIQILKRDGSILVVNSTTQNRRANEKPSPSTGLPFTDPGLA, from the coding sequence TTGCTGGTGTTCATCCCCCACATCATCGAATGGATCAAGGCGCGTGTACAGAATAGCACGAGTCTGCGCGCGTGGTACATCCAACCTTTCAATATCGCGAATCATATTTGTTGCGGGCTAGTCGCTCAACAAATCTATCAATTCAGCCCCGCGCTTTTTTCAACCGACATAGCGCCAGCGAGACCCATTGCGGCTTTAGTGGCGCTGATCGTCTATGTGACCCTTAACCAGCTCTTGGTTGGTCTTGCCGTCGTCTTGGCGCGCGGTTCGACTTGGAAGAATACCGGCATGTTGCAGTGGAACACATTGATGCCGGATTTCATGTTGCTCTGCCTGGGTTATCCGCTTGCTTTGTTATGGGAACAAAATCCTTGGTACAGTCTTTTTGCCCTCTCGCCGCTACTGTTAATTCAGCGCGCGCTTAGCGTGCCCCAATTGCAAAAAGAGGCGCGGGTAGACGCCAAAACTGGGTTGTGGAATGCCGCGCATTTTTCCCGCTTGTTTACATTGGAGATGGAGCGGGCAATCCGATTTGCGCGCCCGCTTTCCGTCATTATGTCAGACCTCGATCTGCTGCGTAACGTCAACAACACGTATGGTCATCTCGCCGGGGATACCGTTTTGGCAAGCATTAGCCAGGTGATCCGCCAAATTGTGCGTGAATATGATATTGCCGGCAGATTCGGCGGCGAAGAATTTATAGTGGCGTTACCCGAAACGGAACACGCGGAGGCAATCGCGATTGCAGAACGCCTACGCGAGAATATTGCCAAGACCGCGATTCCGGTGAGCACGAGTCCTACTCCGATCTACGTCACAATGAGTTTTGGGATTGCTTCCTATCCTGCCGATGCCACCAACACAAAGGAGCTGATTCACCAAGCCGACATTGCCGTGTACCAAGCTAAACTCAAAGGACGCAATTGTGTCGTGTCCATCACCGATGTGCCGCGCTCGATCAGATTGGAAAACATGTCTTCCGAAAACCGGTTAGCCGCAACGGATGCCCCGCCGTCATCTCCGACTGTCAATCCGTCAATCGTCGAACCGGAGAAACCAGCCATCAAAAAATATTCTGAATTCTTGATGCGTAAGCGCAGACCGATTCCACACCGCTTTGAATGGATCGCCCCTTTCGTCGGGACGATCATCCTGAGCGGAATACTGATCACCGTATTCGGACTAGTCCAGCATCAGACCTTTGACCTGACGCTCGTGGCGATTCTCGTTGGAGCCGGCGCGCTTGCCGAGTGGTTAGAAGTGGGCATGTACGGCGACAGCACATTTTCAGTTTCGGTCACGATTGTCTTTGCGGCGATCTTCCTAAGCGGATTTGTCGGATTGGTGTGTGTGAGCGCCGCCATTGTGATCGCCCATTACATCAGGAATCGCGATATCGAAATCTACAAGCCCGTGTTCAATTGGGCAACCCATGTTCTCGCCGGACTGATTCCACTCTATGGAATCTCTTTATTTCAAATTCCAATTGTCTGGGACAATTTTATCGGATTGACTTTTCTGACCCTCATCACCGCGCTGGGGTATTACATCGTCGAATCGGGTCTTGTCAGCTTCGCCATCGGCTTGTCCGAAAAGAGCAATATTTTCATCACATGGCGCGGGCAGTTCGGTTGGACCTCCTTGTTCTATGTTGCCATGTGCCTGATTGGGCTGTTTATGGCTATCTTGTACAACGACCTCAAAGGAATCCTGGGCATCTTTGTATTTGCGCTGCCGATGGTGCTGATCCATTATGCGCAACGACAATACATCGAACGCACTCAGGCAGGTGCGCGTGAATTAGAGCGCATGAACAAAGAACTTACGCTTGCCAACCATAAACTGCTCCACGCCAGTCTGCATATCGAACAACTGAACGACGAGTTGTTTGTCACGCTCGCGAAAATCATTGATGCGCGCGATCCGCTCGTGTTGAATCATGCGATCAAGGTCGCCGAATACGCCACGGTCATCGCGCGGGAAATGAAATTGCCGCCCGCGCGGATTGAAAGACTCCGGCAAGCGGCGTTGCTGCATGATATCGGCAAGATTGGTATTTCGGAGCAAATTCTAAAAAAACCCGCGCGACTCACTGGTTTGGAGTACGAATCGGTCAAGACCCATACGACCTTGGGCAGCGAATTACTTGCCGCCAGCCAAAGCTTGCGGCACTTGGCGCCGTTTGTGCGCCATCATCATGAATGGTGGAACGGCAAGGGCTACCCCGATCAACTGTTGGGGGGACAGACCCCGATCGAGGCGCGCATCATTGCCGTAGCCGATGCCATCGAATCCATGGCGTCAGACCGCACCTATCATCGCGCGCTAAAACTCGACGAAATCATTGACGAAATAAGTCGCCATGCCGGGACCCAATTCGATCCATCCATTGCGGACCTGTTTATCCAAATCCTGAAGCGCGATGGAAG
- a CDS encoding S8 family peptidase → MKPTLRFTINWGKRRGLVRSALLLVALLCLATTGATGIPLISAPTNATAVPVNVQPILTKYASENPDSLVSVIVQKTGADTRAEELVTRLGGRVTTDLSIINGFAAELQAKDVARLAHVEGVRQISLDAVMTSTTCTQCIDTATLANAYIRAIGADKVWNKSPYLQGQGIGVAVVDSGINPNGDLYTVLGKNRQIANVRFNTDYNQNTSDGYGHGTHVSSIVGGDGSESGGKYIGVAPMVNIINVKVSNDNGSAMTKNVVQGLQWVLANKAKYNIRVVNLSLNSSVAESYHTSPLAAAVEILWFNKIVVVASAGNQGKGAIYPPANDPFVITVGATDDKGTNSISDDVVTSFSAYGTTGDGVVKPDLVAPGANIVARLVNSNMGLAKAHPANKVANGVYFRMSGTSMSAPIVSGAIALLLQDEPNLTPDQVKYRLKATANNKWAGYNATKAGAGYLDIDAAVNGTSTQSANSGITISRFLFTGTNKTWGSANWDSANWDSANWDSANWDSASWDSANWDSDYWGP, encoded by the coding sequence ATGAAACCCACTCTACGATTCACGATCAACTGGGGTAAACGACGCGGATTGGTGCGATCAGCATTGCTTCTCGTCGCGTTGCTTTGCCTTGCTACGACGGGAGCGACCGGCATTCCTCTGATCTCGGCGCCAACAAACGCGACGGCAGTCCCAGTCAATGTTCAACCCATTTTGACGAAATATGCATCCGAGAATCCTGATTCGCTTGTAAGTGTGATCGTACAGAAAACTGGTGCAGACACGCGTGCCGAGGAGCTAGTCACGCGCTTGGGCGGACGCGTGACGACGGACCTATCCATCATCAACGGGTTTGCGGCAGAGTTGCAAGCCAAGGATGTGGCACGACTCGCGCATGTGGAGGGTGTTCGTCAAATAAGTCTGGATGCAGTGATGACCTCCACGACTTGCACCCAGTGCATTGACACAGCCACTCTGGCAAATGCGTACATTCGCGCCATTGGGGCTGATAAAGTTTGGAACAAATCCCCCTACCTGCAAGGACAAGGCATCGGTGTCGCGGTGGTGGATAGCGGCATCAACCCCAATGGCGATCTCTACACAGTCCTGGGTAAAAATCGGCAGATAGCGAACGTGCGTTTCAACACTGACTATAACCAGAACACATCGGATGGCTATGGTCATGGGACGCATGTCTCCAGTATCGTGGGTGGCGATGGAAGCGAGTCGGGCGGCAAGTACATTGGCGTAGCACCGATGGTCAACATCATCAACGTCAAGGTCAGCAACGACAACGGCAGCGCAATGACGAAGAACGTTGTCCAAGGTCTGCAGTGGGTGCTCGCGAATAAAGCAAAATACAATATTCGCGTCGTCAACTTGTCGCTGAATAGTTCTGTTGCTGAGTCGTACCACACCAGCCCGCTTGCAGCGGCAGTCGAGATTCTGTGGTTCAACAAGATTGTCGTGGTGGCATCCGCCGGGAACCAGGGCAAGGGCGCGATTTATCCCCCGGCGAACGATCCGTTTGTCATCACGGTTGGGGCAACGGACGATAAAGGCACCAACAGTATCTCGGATGATGTTGTAACATCGTTTTCGGCTTATGGGACAACCGGCGATGGAGTTGTCAAACCTGACCTGGTTGCTCCCGGCGCAAATATCGTTGCGCGTCTGGTCAACAGCAACATGGGCTTGGCAAAAGCACACCCCGCGAACAAAGTCGCCAATGGGGTGTATTTCCGTATGTCAGGCACCTCGATGTCTGCGCCAATCGTCAGTGGCGCAATCGCGCTGTTGCTCCAAGACGAGCCAAATCTGACGCCTGATCAAGTCAAGTATCGCTTGAAGGCAACGGCGAACAACAAGTGGGCGGGCTATAACGCGACCAAAGCTGGCGCGGGCTATCTGGATATTGACGCGGCGGTCAATGGCACGTCAACCCAATCCGCAAACAGCGGCATCACCATCAGTCGCTTTTTGTTCACCGGCACGAACAAGACCTGGGGCAGTGCGAACTGGGACAGCGCCAACTGGGATTCGGCAAATTGGGACAGCGCGAATTGGGATAGCGCCAGCTGGGATTCCGCAAACTGGGATAGCGACTATTGGGGACCATAG
- a CDS encoding GGDEF domain-containing protein, with product MNVLAEGLVIAGACILLGAMIPVRQLVAQLPSGQVRRRWYTLTALILVFIAGYVGYIAVFWELATTWLDLIVPGVFFLGAGFVWLVSTLSLQTAMDVRRVALLEHENITDPLTGIYNRRYLDRRLNEEFARARRYASPLSVLLLDIDRFKHVNDTYGHPVGDLVLNYLGKLLLHAIRESDILARYGGEEFLLIAANTTASTAIALAERLRQHVETHALVLTSEPSQRQEIRISVSIGVASLSHQVFDSTELLVNADQALYCAKQAGRNRVSLYHADALVTVSYESTA from the coding sequence TTGAATGTACTCGCCGAAGGATTGGTGATCGCAGGCGCGTGCATCTTGCTCGGCGCGATGATCCCAGTTCGTCAATTGGTCGCGCAGCTTCCCTCGGGACAAGTACGACGCAGATGGTACACCTTGACGGCGTTGATTCTAGTCTTCATCGCCGGTTACGTTGGTTACATCGCAGTGTTCTGGGAACTTGCCACAACCTGGCTCGACCTCATTGTGCCGGGGGTATTCTTCCTGGGCGCGGGTTTTGTCTGGCTCGTGTCAACTCTTTCGCTCCAAACGGCGATGGATGTCCGTCGCGTCGCTTTACTCGAACATGAGAATATTACTGATCCGTTAACCGGAATTTACAACCGCCGCTATTTGGATCGTCGGCTCAACGAGGAATTTGCGCGAGCCAGGCGCTATGCGAGTCCGCTATCAGTGCTACTGCTAGATATCGATCGGTTCAAGCATGTCAACGATACCTATGGACATCCGGTGGGCGACCTGGTCTTGAACTACTTGGGCAAATTGCTCTTGCATGCGATTCGCGAGTCGGACATTCTGGCGCGTTACGGCGGCGAAGAGTTTCTGCTCATCGCTGCGAACACAACCGCTTCCACCGCCATTGCGTTAGCCGAGCGCCTCCGCCAGCATGTGGAGACTCACGCGCTTGTGTTGACTAGCGAACCCAGCCAACGACAAGAGATTCGCATTTCCGTTAGCATTGGAGTAGCCAGTCTTAGCCACCAAGTTTTCGATAGTACAGAGTTATTAGTGAATGCCGATCAAGCTCTTTATTGCGCCAAACAAGCAGGTCGTAATCGCGTCTCTCTTTACCATGCAGACGCGCTCGTTACCGTATCCTATGAATCAACCGCTTGA